The Lycium barbarum isolate Lr01 chromosome 9, ASM1917538v2, whole genome shotgun sequence genome has a segment encoding these proteins:
- the LOC132610642 gene encoding glycine-rich RNA-binding protein 10-like has protein sequence MGSKAFLLLGLCLAIYVMISSEVVARELAETSTNLEEAESKKSNNKNEVHEAQFGGYPGGGGGYPGGGGGYPGGGRGGGRYPGSGRGGGGYPGGGRGGGGYPGGGRGGGGYPGSGRGGGGYPGGGRGGGGRGGGGRYCRYGCCQGNNYTCYRCCPYKSEAMHKVTKAKPHN, from the exons ATGGGTTCCAAGGCATTTCTGTTACTTGGCCTTTGTTTGGCCATTTATGTAATGATAAGCTCAGAGGTTGTAGCTAGGGAGTTGGCCGAGACTTCCACCAATTTAGAAGAGGCTGAAT CTAAGAAATCCAATAACAAGAATGAAGTACATGAAGCCCAATTTGGCGGGTACCCTGGCGGTGGTGGAGGTTACCCTGGTGGTGGCGGTGGTTATCCTGGTGGCGGCCGTGGAGGTGGCAGATACCCTGGCAGTGGCCGCGGTGGCGGTGGATACCCCGGTGGCGGCCGTGGTGGTGGCGGATATCCAGGTGGAGGCCGTGGAGGTGGCGGATACCCTGGCAGTGGACGCGGCGGTGGTGGATACCCTGGCGGCGGACGTGGTGGTGGTGGCCGCGGTGGTGGTGGAAGATACTGCCGCTATGGTTGCTGCCAAGGCAATAACTATACTTGCTATAGATGCTGCCCATACAAAAGTGAGGCAATGCATAAAGTTACTAAAGCTAAGCCTCATAACTGA
- the LOC132610251 gene encoding glycine-rich protein-like: MGSKTFLFLGLFLAIFFMISSEAIARELAETSNSVKPDNENEVHVNGYNGVSGDGHYGYKLKGCRHGCCRKHKHVCKKCCSYAGEAMDKVTEAQPHN, encoded by the exons ATGGGTTCCAAGACATTTCTGTTTCTTGGCCTTTTTTTGGCTATTTTTTTCATGATAAGCTCTGAGGCTATAGCTAGGGAGTTGGCTGAGACTTCCAACT CGGTGAAACCGGATAACGAGAATGAAGTACACGTTAACGGATACAATGGCGTTAGCGGTGATGGACATTATGGTTATAAACTTAAAGGATGCCGTCACGGTTGCTGCAGAAAGCACAAACATGTTTGCAAAAAGTGTTGCTCCTATGCAGGTGAGGCCATGGACAAAGTCACTGAAGCCCAGCCTCACAACTAA
- the LOC132610600 gene encoding glycine-rich protein-like, translating into MGSKTFLILGLCLAIFVMISSDVVARELAETSTTSREDSKKSNNKNEVHEAQFGGYPGNGYPGSPPGGGHLSGSRGGGSRGGGG; encoded by the exons ATGGGTTCCAAAACATTTTTGATTCTTGGCCTTTGTTTGGCCATTTTTGTAATGATAAGTTCTGATGTCGTTGCTAGAGAGTTGGCTGAGACTTCCACCACTTCACGAGAGGACT CAAAAAAATCCAATAACAAGAATGAAGTACATGAGGCCCAATTTGGTGGATACCCTGGTAATGGATATCCCGGATCTCCTCCTGGTGGTGGACACCTTAGTGGCAGCCGAGGTGGTGGCAGCCGAGGCGGTGGTGGATAA